The nucleotide sequence GTGGAGAAAGTGGAAAGAGTTTATTTTTAAAGCAATCGAGCTTTCAGGTGAGGTAAAAGATGACACAGAATGACTACGAACTTAGGTTCTTCATCATGGCCGCCGCAATAGCGATTGTCGGTCTGTTCGTATGGGTTGGATATTCAATGCGCCGGTATGAAGAAGACTGGTCGCTGGATGAGAGTGAAAGGTGAAGAAGATGAAACAGGCCGTGGAAAGCATTATCAACTTCTTCAAGCGTGATGATACCCCATTCGATGGGTATCTGGCAAGACTGAACGAAAGGTTGCTGTGATGATGAACGCTAAACGAATACAAAGAGAATTGAAACAGCCATTTAGTGCAAACGATCTCGAATGGCGTGTACAGGCATCAGGAAAAGCAGGTGATCGCATCTGGTGTCGTGTTATTGCCTATGTGACAAACAGGGCGATTCAGACGAGGCTTGATAGCGTGTTCGGCATCTTCGGATGGCAGAACGAGTATAAGCCTTCCCCAAACATGGCTGGTACGATTTGTGGGATCTCCGTGAACGTAGATGGTAAGTGGGTCACGAAATGGGACGGTGCCGAAGACACTGCAATCGAATCCACCAAGGGTGGGCTGTCAGGATCAATGAAACGTGCAGCAGTTCAATGGGGCATCGGGCGGTATCTGTACGACGTCGACGCTGAATACGCACCGGTTATCACTGTTGACGATTTCAAGAAATTACAGCGCAACGAGAAAGACGAGTATAAAAAGGCAAAGACAAAGGAAGATGAATATTTCTACTGGAAGCCCCCAGTGCTCCCTGAGCGGTTCCAGCCAAAGAAGCACGTCACACCTTCCATCGTCAAGAAGATCGAAGAGCTTGCTGAGAAAACAGATACGGATGTGAAAAGCATCTGTGACAACTATGGTGTCGATGAGATCGTTGACCTTTACGGAGATGAGGCGGGTGAAGCAATCGCGCTGCTGCTCAGAAAACAAAAAGCGGAGGATGAGCATGGAACTGATGAAACGAACAAGTCTTGAAAAGACAGACGACGTTGCAGAAACGCTGACATGGAAGATCGCCACGATCAATGAAAAAGGGCTCCCGGTAGAAAGCAGCCTGGCGGACTACATAGCTCTTGCTCTTCGCAACGTCGATGGAGAGCTTGCCTACCTGAAAGATATCAAGAGCCAGATCAGCGACCGTGAGAAATTCATGAAGGCACAAGCTGAGAAGATCAAGCTAGGAGGCGCAGCGTTCATGCTGGAAAATGGGCTTGAAAAGCTCGAAGGAGAAATCTGCTCGTCTATCACTGTTACTGCGGCCAAAGAAGCCACCGAAACAGAGGTAACGGAGGAAGTGTTCACGCTCCTGGTTGACGAAGCGGAAGCGCAGGAACTGCTCATCGCACTTGGCAAGGCTGAAATGCGGAAGGTGACGAAGACAAAGACGACCGAAGCAACCCCTGCGAAGATCAAGGTGAACCAGCGCCGTGTCGCAAAAGCCGAAGTGGTTGAAAGCATCGAGGCAGCATGAAAATCTCACTCGTAAAACAGGGGCAGTGCCTCTACCCATATGGTGAGGCAGACCGCGAAGCACTCGAGAAGATGAACAGCGCTGTCTATGTAGCTGAGGTGCGCGACATGGATCTGCGGACACTGCAGCAGAACCGTGCGCTTCATAAGCTGTTCTCGCTGATCTCCGATGCCCTCAAAGAGAGCGGCCAGGATATCAAGACCGTTATCAAGGCTGACGTACCGTGGACCCCTGATCATGTGAAGGAGCTTATGTGGCGCCCGGTCATGAAGATGATCACCGGCAAGGACAGCACGACGAAGATGACCAAGCAGGAAATCGACGAAGTGTACGACGTGCTCAACCGGGCACTCGGTGAGCGGTGTGGGATTCATGTCCCGTTCCCGTCTATCAATTGAGGGAGCCGGCATGAGAGTAATCGCAGACATTTTCTACCTTTGGGCCCGTCACGACATTACGCTGCGTGAAGCGTACCAGGTCGTCATGTGGCACCGGAAGCACAAGAGATATTGATTATGACCTCAAAAGAACAATCCATCAAAGTGCTCATGCTGATCGGAACGCTGATCTCCTACGTCAAGCATGGCGAGACGACACGGAAGATCGACAGGCTCCGCAAGCATGTCCGCAAGGGACTGCAGGCGCTCTACAATGCCAACCCATCCGACTATGACCGTATCGCGAAAGAGGCCGACATTGTCTGGGCTGGCGCAAAGCACGAACTCGACGATATGAACTACACGATCAGCCTGATTGCCACATGCCGCGCGCTGTGGTCCATGCTCGACGGATCTCCGTATCAGCAGCTGTGGTTCACCGAGCGAACGTTCACAGCGGCCATGCAGTCCATGGAAGGCGTGACAACGCGGCAGGACACCTACGAAGTAGAGCGCGACAGCAATATGCTGACCGATATCTTCGGGCGGCTGCTTGGCGTTGAGAAAAAACGATCCCTGCGCGTATTGTCGGCGCAGATCAAACTGAAACAGAAGGAGTCTGTCTATGTTCAATAAGGTAATTTTGGCGGGGAACCTCACCCGTGATATCGAACTGCGCTATACGCAGGGGGGCACGGCGATCGGCAAAACTGGCATCGCTACTAACCGAAAATTCAAAAAGCAGAGCGGTGAGCAGGTCGACGAGACGATGTTTATCGATATCGTGTTTTTTGGCCGCTCGGCTGAGATAGCAAACCAGTATCTCCGCAATGGATCAAAGGTGCTCATCGAGGGGAGGTTGATGCTTGAACAATGGACAGACCAGGGCGGGCAGAAACGCTCGAAACACTCGATCAACGTTGAAGAGATGAAGATGCTGGATTCCCGCGGCGACGCGCAGCAGGGCAACGGCGGCTACAACGCCCCTAGCTCCCAGGAATATAATGCGCCGCAGCAGGGCTATACCCCGCCACCTCAGCCTCAAAACGCTTATGATTGCCCCATGACCCCACCGAGAGATCCAGGTGCTGGCAGCGGCCATCAGCAGCCAGGCTTCGATATCGATGAAGACGAAATTCCATTCTAGGGATCAATGATGGAAAAGTTTATTTTTGAGCCTGATATGTATGTGGTGATGGTACTGATCCTTTACCCGGTCGTGTTAGTAGGTTCCTCCTTTGGGTGGCGGTTTATTGAAAAGAGGAGAGGGTGATGGAACGGCAGAACAAATACAAATGCGAAGAATGCGGTCATATCTGCGAGCCTGTAGATATCCTTGAAGCGAAGCATCCGTTTATTGATGACGAAAAAGTAATGGGATGCCCAGAATGCAGAGAGATTGATAGTCTTCAGAAAATGTGCGAAGTTGATGGATGCAACAAAGTTGCGTCATGCGGTACACCTGCAAGCGGTGGGTATCTCATTTGTTGTGGCGAGCATTCAGAGAAGTATGGCAGGAGAAATAAATGAAACCCTACACCACAACACCAGAAATCGCCAAAGGACTCACAAAAGAGGACATTGACTTCATCAAGGAGCTGTCCAACGAAATGAGGACTCAGGATACACGATGCACGGCGCAACCGTATGGCCTTGTCATCCGCACAAAAAGAACAGTTTGGGGCTTTGATCCCGACTATGGTGACAGTAGCAACATGGGGCTTATTTGGGGTGAGGAATCCTACAAGGCTGATGAATGGAGCGATTTTATCAATCAGCTCGAAGAGTATGAATACCATGACCTTCTGAAAGAAATTGACGAGTTCGGTGTTTCAAACTTTGTAGACCTTGAAAGAATATGCGACATTAGAAGTTATGACTTCACCATAGCCTGCTATCAGGAGGGCATGGTCGCTGATTCATCGTCAGGTGGATACGAGGGAAATTTCTTCCTCACAGAGAAGGCCGCATTCGCACACATCGAACAGAATAAGCACCACTTTAACAGCCCCGACACTTACGGGATTCATTTGTTCAGAAACCCAGAAATGAAAAGACTGCTTGAAATTGTGCATAAGATAGCGGACGGTGCTGAATGAAACCACAATCCTACAAAGACTACATTCCCAAAGGCGCCCGCGTCCTGCATCTCGTCGTCACTCAGCACTGGTTTGATGAGATCGCGGCGGGGCGGAAACTGGAGGACTTCAGAGTTATCAAAGATTGTTGGTTCACTCGTATGATGCGGAAGAATGAGTCTTCTACATATAAGAAAGAAGTGATCATCGCATCACTACGGCGTGATTGTACTACCACATCGCTCCCTATTGAGGGGTTTGAACTTCTCGGAATTGAATATAGAGAGTTCGACTACGTTGTCCTCAGCGTCGGCTACAAAACCGTCCGCCCGCAGATCATCAGCAAGTGGGGCGGCACACGGATCACCGGGGCGTACGAGCAGACTGACCTCGGCGTCGGTCGGTTCTTCGCGGTGGACGTTTCGGACGTCCTGCATGTTTTGAATTATGGAGGTGAAAGATGACTGTTTTGAGAGTATCTGACTGCCTTAAAAAGGTGAAGTGCTCCCGGGCGACATTCTACCGCCGTATCAAAGAGGGGCTATACCCAGAGCCATTCTACCAGGGCGGGACGCCCTGCTGGGATGAAGAGGACATTGATGCAGCTATTGAAGCTTTAAAGCATCGAGGAAGTCCGACCACCATTGCATCATGACCGTGCGCTCTTTCAAGTGCTGCGCGTGGTTATAGATCCCCCTCACCCCTCCTTTCTCATGGGCCATCTGCGCCTCTATCACATCCGAATTTATGCCAATCTCATACATGTGCTCCGCCAGGAGCGTCGCCGCTGTATGCCGGAAGCCGTGCGCCGTCTGAACGTCTTTGAAGCCCATGCGCTTCATGGCGTAATTGAGCGTGTTTTCCGAAAGCGGGCTGTTCTTCGAGAATGGGCTATTAAACACATAGCGCCCCTGTGGCTCCCCCAGCTCCTTGAGCATGGCGACGACCTGGCGGGACAGCGGGACGATGTGCGGCCGCTTCATCTTCATTTTTTCCTTCGGGATCTTCCAGGTACCAGCTTTCAGGTCCAGCTCGTCCCACTCCATAAAACGGATATTTGCCGGGCGGACGAAAACGTGCGGTAGGATACGAAGTGCCTTCGCCGTCGATGCATCACCGCGGTACTCGTCGATCACGTTGAGGATGGCGCCAAGCTCGCGCGGATCTGTGACGTGGGCGTAGTGGGACGTCTGCATCTTCCCGACGAGAACAGAGACATCGATGTCGTTGACCGGGTTCCGTCGTGCCTTGCCTGTCGTGACGGCCAGGGTGAAGATCCTGGCGGAGATACCGTGTATCCGCTTTGCCGTCTCCCAAAACTCACCTACCCCCTGGATCATCCTGACGATATCTGACGGCTCGACTTCATCGAGATCCATTCTCCCGATCGTGCTGCCAATGTATCTGTCATAGCGCTGCTTCAGCTTATGGTAATACTTTTCCCCCACCTCGCGCTCGAGACGAGCAAAGAAGTCAGCCGCGGCGTCGTCGACGGTATGCTTCTGTACCTCCACCTTCTTTTCGACAGGCGACGTGCCGGCGGCGACCATCTCACGGTACTGCGTCCGGAGCTCCCTGGCCCTGGCCAGAGAAACATCCGGGTACTTCCCGAGTGAGACGGTATTGCGCTTCCCGCCCAGCGTATAGTCGAAGCGCCAAAGCTTCGAGCCTGTCGGCTTTATGATGATGTAAAGCCCGTCGCCGTCGCTGAGGCGCTGCTGGGCTTCGGTCGGTTTTGTGTTCCTGATCTTCCTATCAGTCAGGGGTGTAACTGGTTTGGCCACGGTTCGAGTCCTTAACGTACTGCATCAAAATGGTATCAGATGACGAGCGTACTGCATGATGTACTGCAAATAGCTTGAGATACTGCGATGCACAATGATACAACGTAAGACACTATGAAACAAAGGAAAAGGCAAAAATAGGGCGTTATTGAGACAATATGAGGCTTTATGAAATAGTATGATTCATGTGTGTGGTGTCCCCACGAGGACTCGAACCTCGAGCTAGGCCTTAGGAGGGCCCTGCTTTATCCTGTTAAGCGATGAGGACGTATTGGATAGAAATGAAGAAAGACATTGTATCGAACGGAGCTTTCAATACTGGTAGACGCACTCTTTGTAGATGACGTTGACAATGGGCTGGACGTTGTTGACGCGCCACTGCTCTTCGATGACGCTCTGGCGCAACCCGATGCGTTCCCGGTCCGCGGCGCGTAACTTGCGTACGATCTCCGTGTACGTGTAATTGCGCGGATCGTTGCGGCACCAGGCCATCAGCTCGCTCCCCTTGGCGATGTAACGGTAGTAGTAGTCGTAGCGCGACGTCGGGGATTGGATGCGTTTCGCGGCGCGGTACTGTTTGTCCAAAGAAGCAAAATCGCTTTCGAGCTTTTCGCACGACACCGCCCCCACCATCACCGGGAGGAACATCAGGACAAGGATGGTTTTTTTCATGATATTCACCTCGGCAAAGGGTGGACACCCTGCTGTATCGTGCCGCAGCGCACCTCGGTCACGACCGGCGGGTGGGTAATGGCGTAGCGCGTCAGCTCTGCAGCACTTTCCATGTGAAACGCAGCGATATCGGCCTTTTCCGGTGCGATCTTCTTGCCCAGCATATACCACTTCGTCGTGCTCATCCGGTCTTTGCACGCTTTGTAGATCTTCCCTCCCTCGCTCCTGAACTGCCGTATCACCTTTTCGCTCGTCGGGGAGGGTATCTCGGCTTCTATGACGGCATCATATGCCTTTTCGACCGGTGTAAAAGCTTCAAGCATCCGGGTACACTCCTGCCGTGTTGCGGCAACAAGTAGCATGGGAAAGATCAGGAAAAAAAGTTTCATGCGAAGCCTTTACTTTAGTGCGTAGTAGGTAGTGAGTAGTAAGTAGTTGCTGGATGACGTGTTAGCCTTCACTACTAACTACCCACTACTCACTGCCAACGACTAACTCCCCACTTTTAGACATTCGCATTGGCTATAATGCGAATATCATGTGGTACACCTTCGATAACGACGACCTTATTCTCTCTTTGCGTATTCAGCCGAAGGCGAGTTCGAACGAACTGGCGGAGATCATGGGAGAGGAGCGAAAACTGCGCATTACCGCCCCGCCCGTCGACGGCAAGGCCAATAAACACATCATAGCACTGCTGGCGAAAATGTGCAAGGTGGCCAAAGGGGACGTCACGATAGAGTCGGGGGAGCTGGGAAGAAACAAGAGGGTGCGGATCAGAACCCCCCGGCTTCTGCCTGAGGGAGTCGAGCCGCCGATGTCAGCGTAATCCTTGTTATGTTTGATAAGAGCTTCGACATGTCGAAGCGCATCCATCAATAGACAGAAGGTCGTTAAGCGTGCCTTGAAAGCCGCTGCGGAGGCATAAAGCCGGGAGCAGCGTGCGATTCGCGCAACGACGATTTTCTTTTGTTTCTTTTCTTTGTAAAAAGAAAAGATAGCGAAGAATGTTCATGCCACTTTTTTAGAAAAAGTAGCGCAAAAAGCGGCCTTTCACGAATCGCTCATCCCTCCCGGCTTTATGCCTCCGGGATGGCTTACAAAGAGCGCTCAAGGCCAATTCCTGATTTGATTGAATGCGCTTCGACACCTCGAAGCTTTTTTTGTAGAAGAAAGGAATTAGTGGGTAGCGAAGCAAGCGCTTGGCTTACTTCTCGTCGGCGACCATCCGGTCTTTGGCCGTGATCCCCATCAGGGAGAGACCGGTTCGGATGGAAAGGGCAACCATCAGGAAAAGCTTGAGCAGTTTCGCCTCCTCCTCGGTCCCCAGTACGCGGTAGTCGTAGTAGAACTTGTGCAGACGGGCCGCGAGTGACTTGAGGTACTCCGGCAGTTTCTGCACCTGGCGCGATGCGAAGGCGTCCTCGATCACCTCGGGCAGCAGCAGCGCTTCGAAAAGCAGCGCGTCGGCGTCGGCATTGAGCCCTGTGAGCTCCGCTGCCATAATCTGCTCTTCACTCAGCTCGCTCTTGGAGAGGATCGTCTGGATCCGCGCATGGGCGTAGTTGATGTAGTAGACCGGGTTCGAGTTGTCCTGCTTCTTGAGCGTCTCCACGTCGAACTCAAGGGCCGTATCGCTCTTCTTGCTCGCGAAGATGAAGCGCAGGGCATCCGCGCCGATCTCCTCGACGATGTCGCTCATCAAAATGACGTTGCCGGCACGCTTGCTCATCTTGTACGGTTCGCCGTCTTTGAGCAGGCTGACCATCTGCGACAGCAGGATCTCCAGCTTCTCCGGGTCGTACCCAAGGAAACGCGCCGCC is from Sulfurimonas sp. HSL-1656 and encodes:
- a CDS encoding Rad52/Rad22 family DNA repair protein, with translation MMNAKRIQRELKQPFSANDLEWRVQASGKAGDRIWCRVIAYVTNRAIQTRLDSVFGIFGWQNEYKPSPNMAGTICGISVNVDGKWVTKWDGAEDTAIESTKGGLSGSMKRAAVQWGIGRYLYDVDAEYAPVITVDDFKKLQRNEKDEYKKAKTKEDEYFYWKPPVLPERFQPKKHVTPSIVKKIEELAEKTDTDVKSICDNYGVDEIVDLYGDEAGEAIALLLRKQKAEDEHGTDETNKS
- a CDS encoding single-stranded DNA-binding protein, producing MFNKVILAGNLTRDIELRYTQGGTAIGKTGIATNRKFKKQSGEQVDETMFIDIVFFGRSAEIANQYLRNGSKVLIEGRLMLEQWTDQGGQKRSKHSINVEEMKMLDSRGDAQQGNGGYNAPSSQEYNAPQQGYTPPPQPQNAYDCPMTPPRDPGAGSGHQQPGFDIDEDEIPF
- a CDS encoding integrase arm-type DNA-binding domain-containing protein, whose product is MAKPVTPLTDRKIRNTKPTEAQQRLSDGDGLYIIIKPTGSKLWRFDYTLGGKRNTVSLGKYPDVSLARARELRTQYREMVAAGTSPVEKKVEVQKHTVDDAAADFFARLEREVGEKYYHKLKQRYDRYIGSTIGRMDLDEVEPSDIVRMIQGVGEFWETAKRIHGISARIFTLAVTTGKARRNPVNDIDVSVLVGKMQTSHYAHVTDPRELGAILNVIDEYRGDASTAKALRILPHVFVRPANIRFMEWDELDLKAGTWKIPKEKMKMKRPHIVPLSRQVVAMLKELGEPQGRYVFNSPFSKNSPLSENTLNYAMKRMGFKDVQTAHGFRHTAATLLAEHMYEIGINSDVIEAQMAHEKGGVRGIYNHAQHLKERTVMMQWWSDFLDALKLQ
- a CDS encoding DUF167 family protein, producing the protein MWYTFDNDDLILSLRIQPKASSNELAEIMGEERKLRITAPPVDGKANKHIIALLAKMCKVAKGDVTIESGELGRNKRVRIRTPRLLPEGVEPPMSA